The Stigmatopora nigra isolate UIUO_SnigA chromosome 23, RoL_Snig_1.1, whole genome shotgun sequence genome includes the window ATTTGTGTTgttgctattaaaaaaactaagccAATTGCACAAcgctttttggggattttttttctttaaaaaacgacagtatagtaagtcttttaatGTCAGTACAATTCTAAGTATTTATTTCTCTAACTATTTATCCTTCAATTAATAAATGTAATGCTCTTATTATTCCTTTAATTTTTCTAactaatcttcattttttttcaatttagtgAATGGAAAAGGTACATATTCTTTAAGTGTACCATTTACTCCTTACACCTGCACTGAAGGCATTTGTGTTGTTGCTattgaaattataaaaaaaagccaattgcACTTGGGcatttttgggtattttttttcttaaaaaacgacagaatagtaaagctttttttttaaacgacatggtatagtaagtcttttttttttctaataaaaaacaAGCCAATTGTGCAAAGCTTTGAATACTGAACGCTGACGTTTAATCGTTATATGGTTAGAGAAAATagaaagtatttaaaaataatggataGCTGAAATTGAAACCATTAAGAAATGACTGACTTTACTGACCAACAGCtcgttatggcgtcgacaagctgctccttcTGTCctcattcttgatgtttcccagcagtcggtgatcgttgagggactgaaacacaatGGAAGGATTTCTTTTTAGACATCAAGAGCTAcaggtaacgcaatgtagcaaACACAAATGTTTGCTAGCAAGTTGGCTAACTTGCTAGCAAACATTTGTGTTAGCATCGGCGTGGAGCTACATCACGTCCATGAAGCACACTCCCGTCAAAACGCACTCTGAAAATGAGAAAAGGGGCTACGAAACCTCCAAAAGACAAAGTACCGAACGCGCTGCATTGTCCTGGAAGGGGGTTTATCGGGACTTTCTTCGAGAAATGGTCAATCTTGAGCAGGACAGCAGTCCAAACGCGTACAGCCTCCGGCTGATCAGCCATTTTAGAAAATGGTGTCGGTTATTTAAACTCtaacctcggccacgcctattaaacatagacacaaaaaaatagatctgTGACTTCGTCAAGGTTCTATAAAAAGGCCACGCCCACAACTCACCAAGTCATTTCTTTGGAATCCCACAAAGTCCATCACAGTGAAGGACCGGAAGGACCTGCAGCAGAGAAAAGTCCCAAATTTCACATATTACAAATTCCAAGGTTGCAATGTGTTTTCTTATCCATATTTGTTTGTTAAAggttttatagatataaaaaaatcctTATCACGTGATGCACGGTGATCCACGTGGGATTACAAAGATCTGCTATTTTTAACAGACGTTGTCTCTCTAGGCAGTTTTTGGGAATATTGAAACACgataaaaatctatatatatcaaTCTTTGGCGGGATTTAGTAAAAATAATGGTTTTCTTAAGGCAATTTTGCATCAAATAGGGTTACAATGAAATCAATAAGAGTACTCCATCTTTCGATAAACTTACTCCTAAATGTTGTTCCAGGCTCTTCGCGTTAATGTGGTTTGAGTAAGTATTGTAATCGCTTTTCGCAatgtatttgttgttatttccaCGAGTTAAAGTCCCGTACAAGGCTCTCGAGTATTTTGATGTCGCTTGGTGGAGCGACATTGGCGTTTATCTTGAACACGCTTGAGCTGGCTAATGCTAAAGTAGCATTAATAGTCCACAATGTCCATTTGATTTCAAGTTTTGCTGCTCCCATTCATGCCGTGACAATGAGAGAATGGTGGCTCCACGTCGGCTTGATGTGCATCCCGTTGCTGGCTGTCTACTTGCATATTCCGCCGCCTCAGCTGTCACCTGCCCTGGTCAAGTGGCATAATGCCGGCCGACGCTTCAGCTTTAGGGGCAAGGACATTTTCTACAGAGGTATGTAAAACCCTCCTATTTAAAATGTAGTcctccaaaacaggcattgtATTTCATCACCACTGCCTCACCGGGTAAATAGGTGTGATTTAaacattactatactatgtcgtttttttttaagagaaaaatattactatactatgtcgtttttttggtagtttggagcattgtttaatatttgcacaatgcaggggtagggaacctatggctcgggagccgtgTGTGGCTCTTTAGATGGGTGTATATGACtccaattttaaaaatcataattttcattactcttctgcatgcatactcccattgatacacattgattagcaacagtgaaataatgtaaagaattcagacttttttttactttcaaagtggtgaaataaataaatgctcacattttcatgtatttttacttttaaattctgagtatggctctcaaggagtaatgtttgaaaatatgaattgtttatggctgtctttgtcaaaaaggttcccgacccctggcaCAAGGCATTTGTTGAGGTACTACCAACGCTCACACTGTTGAAAACAAGATGTTATTATTGATAatctaattcatttaattttcaaaatagattggatgaaCTGCCAAAGTAGGCCAGTGAATTAAAAATGGACTAAAACTGTACCGCATTCAAGTAGTGCATGAAGCATTGATCCTTTTGCGCCGTCTCCCCAACAGACTCTCGCGGCGCCTTGGGAAGCTCTGACGTGGTGGTCCTCCTCCACGGTTTCCCCACGTCCAGCTACGACTGGTACAAGGTTGGAGCCACGTGACAGGTTTTGCTTGAAAAgattccattttcaaaaaaacacaattgccaCAACAGATTTGGGAGCCTCTCACTCAGCGATTCAACCGGGTCATAGCACTGGACTTCTTGGGCTTTGGCTTCAGTGACAAACCTGTAAGTGAATCATCATCAATCATTTGGTTAAATGTTACTACAGATTTTTCTTCTACTAATCCACTCAGCGACCGCACAAGTACTCCATCTTCGAGCAGGCCAGTGCAGTGGAGACACTGGTGGCCCACCTGGGTCTGGCCAACCAGCGCATCAACCTGCTGTCACATGACTACGGTGATACAGTGGCCCTGGAGCTTCTATACAGGTCCACTTCACCATGGTTACTTTTGGCGAGGTCTACACACATTGGACACACATTTGAGTGTGTTGTCATTTGAACAGGAGCAACCAGAACCGCACGGGTCACTTGACCATCAACAGTCTGTGCCTTTCCAATGGAGGTGCGTATCTagctctagagcaggggtgggcaaacttttcggcccggaggtcacattggctttaaaaatttgacagatgggcttggtcagcataagatatgatacatataaaaaagtgcgtccgttaacagtacatatgaaacattaacagaaaaaaaggcctaaagtattaacatactcatcattaaagtaaaaagtacaaagtaaagtaaaaaggaatgtattaagaaatattaaaatgtaattttaaaaaagatagaggggctgtaaaacacgaaaaacaaagagtggagagagctactgccactggcttccgtgtaacggcgccatcttgggaaaaaataaatttggacaacgttggcgagccggattaaaaagcctgacGGGCCATTTGTGgtccgtgggccgtagtttgcctacccctgctctatagCGTATTTAATTAACCCCAGTGCTTTATTCTGATTGACTCCAATAGGTCTATTTCCCGAAACTCATCACCCTCGCCTGCTGCAGATGGTAAGTCCCGCCTGGTCCTATTGCAAATGGAATTCGACACAACAGCCAGATCTGTTTGGTCTTTTTAAAAGCTTCTCAAAGACTCGTGGTTTTTGGCTCCCTTCCTCATGCGGCTCACTAACTACTACATCTTCCAAAAGGGGTTAGTGCTCATTTAATTTTTATCCTATGCCAAAGAACCTCACCTTGACTGCTTCTGTATTCACACGCAGGATCGCGGAGGTCTTCGGACCGTACACTCAGCCGACCGATGCGGAGTTCTGGGACATGTGGACTTCTTTACGCTACAACGACGGCAACCTAGTTTTGGACAGGTGTGTTTCCACTTGATGAGAATGTTGGAAATCAGCAGCTCttcaattgacattttttctctttcagtgtTCTACAGTACATCAACCAGAGATTAAAGCACAGAGAAAGATGGGTCGGCGCACTTACCTCCACTTTAGTGCCACGTAGGTGACATCGCGCCATACAATGTAGTTCTCTCTGTGATGCCTTGACGTCCTGGTCTTCCAGTGCACCTGATTTATGGCCCACTGGACCCAGTTAACCCCCACCCACAATTTATCCAGCATTACCGGTAAGTTTTCCGCCATTCCAGGTGTGCCGTTCCGGTCTAGTTAACgtgtttgtgtgcttttctCGCAGGCGGCTAGTGCGGAGGTCGACCGTCAGCGTGCTAGATGAGCACATCAGTCATTACCCGCAACTTGAAGATCCCACGGGCTTCCTTAACGCTTATTTTAacttcattcactcattttgatCTAGAGAATCAATGAGCAAATAAATAGTTTTGTAAGACATTTTTATCTGGACTGATATTTATTTTCGTAATATAATTAAGGTGCTTTGACAATGAAAGACATCAAAAATGAGTGACCATCATGTTCTAGCAGTTGACGCGGATTGGAAATCTATTACCGTagatggcaaccaatgagtttaGAGAAAATCAACAATTTATCCCACAGATGCCAGGACGATGTCGACGACTGTTTCCTCGTCGCTGCGGACAGTCACCTGCATGGTGACGCCGTCGGCCAGCGCCAGGCGAGCGCGGACTAGCGTGTCATGACCTCCTCGGAAAACacctaagtaaaaaaaaataaaataaataaaatttcaatCTACAGACAAtcctctacttacgaacgagttccGTTCCAAGCGCATGttaataagttgaaattgttcaaattgaatttGATTCAGTACTATCTTTTGTAATTCTAaattatgtttaaggcctatataagtatattgaaggtttatataagtgcatttgtatgtttaaggcttgtataagtaaccagcattggtttgttctgaaaaaaaaacatttaaaataaaatggagagaatacatacattagatttacgagaaactggccgaaagaagctatctaatgaagattgttttcttttttttcatcataaatgatgcggtagcactgtatggcatcattgaattgatttgcaacgttcaatatttgcgCTGTACTTTGCGTGCTTCCGCactgcagaggaaggtagatgctgggtgagctgagttctcacagcgccaggcgtcagTATCAGCgacggaaagaagcactactcggaaaaaggcgaaAAATCGAACTTACCAATATTTTTCGAcgtaaacgcaatttgcagaaatgttcTTACGTACCGTTTGTTGGTAAATTGAAAGTTCATatgtaggggagcgtctgtataacATAACTAAACCCACACCAAATTGTATTCCAACAAGACACACCTGAGAGGAAGAGGACGTGCGAGTTCTTGTTTTCCGGTACTTTGTCCGAGCGTTCACATGGCTGCATCCCCAAGAAGCTGACAATGTTTTTGACTGCCTCTGTagcgagagaaaaagaaaaaaaatgtccataagAAAGGTCACAAGGATTAGGTCGTGTTTCCATGTACCGTCTAGAGTTCGAACGGACGCCAGTGCGAACGTCTCCTCTTTCTCAAACTCGTCTCCCACTTCTTCCCACGCTGCTCCAAAGTTGGGCTTT containing:
- the LOC144181090 gene encoding mesoderm-specific transcript homolog protein-like, yielding MSLGGATLAFILNTLELANAKVALIVHNVHLISSFAAPIHAVTMREWWLHVGLMCIPLLAVYLHIPPPQLSPALVKWHNAGRRFSFRGKDIFYRDSRGALGSSDVVVLLHGFPTSSYDWYKIWEPLTQRFNRVIALDFLGFGFSDKPRPHKYSIFEQASAVETLVAHLGLANQRINLLSHDYGDTVALELLYRSNQNRTGHLTINSLCLSNGGLFPETHHPRLLQMLLKDSWFLAPFLMRLTNYYIFQKGIAEVFGPYTQPTDAEFWDMWTSLRYNDGNLVLDSVLQYINQRLKHRERWVGALTSTLVPLHLIYGPLDPVNPHPQFIQHYRRLVRRSTVSVLDEHISHYPQLEDPTGFLNAYFNFIHSF